In bacterium, a genomic segment contains:
- a CDS encoding ATP-binding cassette domain-containing protein yields MALLSLRNIRVAFGGPPLLEGASLQIEPGDRICLLGRNGTGKSTLLSVVNGEIAPDEGEIVRRQGVKVALVPQEVPPGLSGTVYEVVSGGPGGIAAEKAISRLGLSPGADFGTLSGGMQRRALIARALARDADILLLDEPTNHLDIDAIAWLENFLLREARTLLFVTHDRMFLRKLATRIVELDRGRLRDWACDYDTYLERREADLSAEGAQRARFDKRLAEEETWIRKGVKARGTRNEGRVRALEKMRDEQRARREQVGTARMQAQRAVPSGRIVIEARGVEAGYADRPVIRDFSTTILRGDRVGIIGPNGSGKTTLLRVLLGELHPRTGTVRLGTRLTVAYSDQLRERLDEEKTVAENLGDGSDTVTVNGRPRHVIGYLQDLLFSPDRARSPVRVLSGGERNRLQLAKLFTKPFNFLVLDEPTNDLDIETLDLLEDLLLEYTGTLLLVSHDRTFLNNVVTSTLVIGPDGTVAEYAGGYDDWLKQRGEGVLPEMETTPTPREKPPPKREGPRKLSYKERRELIELPGRIRDAESGIAALEAERDELQRSMADPEFYRRDGARIAQGRARLEAVQAGIEEAYDRWESLEAALRDLEAIETKPS; encoded by the coding sequence TTGGCGCTGTTGAGCTTGCGGAACATCCGGGTTGCCTTCGGCGGACCGCCGCTGCTCGAGGGGGCGAGCCTGCAGATCGAGCCGGGGGACCGGATCTGCCTCCTGGGCCGGAACGGGACGGGGAAATCCACCCTTCTTTCGGTCGTGAACGGGGAGATCGCGCCGGACGAAGGCGAGATCGTCCGCCGGCAGGGAGTCAAGGTCGCCCTCGTCCCCCAGGAGGTCCCTCCCGGCCTTTCGGGGACGGTGTACGAAGTCGTGTCCGGCGGACCCGGGGGGATCGCGGCGGAGAAGGCGATCTCCCGCCTGGGACTTTCCCCGGGCGCCGATTTCGGGACCCTTTCGGGGGGGATGCAGCGCCGGGCGCTGATCGCCCGGGCGCTCGCCCGGGACGCGGATATTCTCCTTCTCGACGAGCCCACAAACCACCTGGACATCGACGCGATCGCCTGGCTCGAGAACTTCCTGCTCCGGGAGGCGCGGACCCTTCTCTTCGTCACGCACGACCGGATGTTCCTGCGGAAGCTGGCGACGCGGATCGTGGAGCTCGATCGCGGGCGGCTCCGCGACTGGGCGTGCGATTACGACACGTACCTCGAGCGACGGGAGGCGGACCTTTCGGCCGAAGGCGCCCAGCGTGCGCGTTTCGACAAGAGGCTCGCGGAGGAGGAGACGTGGATCCGGAAGGGCGTGAAGGCGCGGGGCACCCGGAACGAGGGGCGGGTACGCGCATTGGAGAAGATGCGCGATGAGCAAAGGGCGCGGCGGGAGCAGGTCGGCACGGCGCGCATGCAGGCGCAGCGTGCCGTCCCCTCCGGCAGGATCGTCATCGAGGCCCGGGGAGTGGAGGCCGGCTACGCGGATCGTCCCGTGATCCGGGATTTCTCGACCACGATCCTCCGGGGCGACCGGGTGGGGATCATCGGGCCGAACGGGTCGGGCAAGACGACCCTGCTGCGCGTCCTCCTGGGAGAGTTGCACCCGCGGACCGGCACGGTCCGACTCGGGACCCGCCTGACCGTCGCGTATTCCGACCAGCTCCGCGAGCGCCTCGACGAGGAGAAGACCGTGGCGGAGAACCTCGGGGACGGGAGCGACACCGTCACCGTCAACGGCCGGCCGCGCCACGTGATCGGCTACCTCCAGGACCTCCTCTTCTCCCCCGACCGTGCCAGAAGCCCCGTGCGGGTGCTCTCCGGAGGGGAACGGAACCGCCTGCAGCTGGCGAAGCTCTTCACGAAACCGTTCAATTTCCTTGTCCTCGACGAACCGACGAACGACCTGGACATCGAGACCCTGGACCTGCTGGAAGACCTCCTCCTGGAATATACGGGCACCCTCCTCCTCGTGAGCCACGACCGGACGTTCCTGAACAACGTGGTGACCAGCACGCTGGTGATCGGTCCGGACGGGACGGTCGCCGAATATGCCGGGGGATACGACGACTGGCTGAAGCAGCGCGGTGAAGGCGTTCTCCCCGAAATGGAAACGACCCCCACCCCGCGGGAAAAACCGCCTCCGAAGCGTGAAGGACCGCGCAAGCTGAGCTACAAGGAGCGGCGGGAGCTTATCGAACTTCCCGGGAGGATCCGGGACGCGGAGTCCGGGATCGCCGCCCTCGAGGCGGAGCGGGACGAGCTGCAACGCTCCATGGCCGACCCCGAATTCTACCGCCGGGACGGGGCGCGCATCGCGCAAGGCCGGGCCCGCCTGGAAGCGGTGCAGGCCGGGATCGAGGAGGCGTACGACCGTTGGGAATCCCTGGAGGCGGCGCTGCGGGACCTCGAGGCGATCGAAACGAAGCCCTCATGA
- a CDS encoding homoserine O-acetyltransferase, with protein sequence MKTHIPHGSVGFVETKLFTFAEPPHEMPLDIGGKLGPITLAYETYGKLNREKSNAVLVEHAFSGSAHAAGYLPEQDPSKEKPGWWDFLIGPGRALDTEKYFVVCSNVIGSCYGTTGPSSLDPKTGRPYGLSFPVVTIGDMVRAQAHLLDHLGIDRLLAVIGGSMGGMQALQWAVDYPDRVASAIPIATTARHSPQQIAFNHVGRAAILADPEFHEGDYYGWRTVPERGLSVARMVGFITYLSDRKMHEKFGRMKQLAAAKGSGRQGKWAEGTIGQHSAVEFSVEGYLKHQGEVFVFDRRFDANSYLCITKAIDIFDLSGPSGKLAKAFANVKSKFLIVSFDTDWLYPTYQSQEIRNAILQNGVAVACLELSTIHGHDAFLIENEKPPEGGKPGVKNKMIQVVRDFLGNVAARP encoded by the coding sequence ATGAAAACGCATATTCCACACGGCTCCGTCGGTTTCGTGGAGACGAAGCTGTTCACCTTCGCCGAGCCGCCCCACGAAATGCCCCTCGACATCGGGGGGAAGCTCGGCCCCATCACCCTCGCCTACGAGACGTACGGGAAGCTCAACCGGGAGAAGAGCAATGCGGTCCTCGTGGAGCACGCCTTCTCGGGAAGCGCCCACGCCGCGGGATATCTGCCGGAGCAGGATCCCTCGAAGGAGAAGCCGGGCTGGTGGGACTTCCTGATCGGCCCGGGCCGCGCGCTCGACACGGAAAAATATTTCGTCGTCTGCTCGAACGTGATCGGATCGTGCTACGGCACCACGGGGCCGTCCTCGCTCGACCCGAAGACCGGGAGGCCGTACGGGCTGTCGTTCCCCGTTGTGACGATCGGCGACATGGTGCGGGCGCAGGCGCATCTTCTCGACCACCTCGGCATCGATCGCCTGCTGGCGGTCATCGGCGGGTCGATGGGGGGGATGCAGGCGCTCCAGTGGGCGGTCGATTACCCGGACCGGGTCGCGTCGGCCATCCCGATCGCGACGACCGCGCGTCATTCGCCGCAGCAGATCGCCTTCAACCACGTCGGCAGGGCGGCGATCCTCGCGGACCCCGAGTTCCACGAGGGCGACTACTACGGGTGGAGGACCGTCCCGGAACGCGGCCTGTCCGTCGCGCGGATGGTGGGGTTCATCACCTACCTCTCCGACCGGAAGATGCACGAGAAGTTCGGCCGGATGAAGCAGCTCGCCGCGGCGAAGGGGAGCGGGCGGCAGGGGAAGTGGGCCGAGGGGACGATCGGGCAGCACTCCGCCGTCGAATTCTCGGTGGAAGGGTACCTGAAGCACCAGGGGGAGGTCTTCGTCTTCGACCGGCGGTTCGACGCCAACTCGTACCTTTGCATCACGAAGGCGATCGACATCTTCGACCTCTCCGGGCCCTCGGGAAAGCTGGCGAAGGCGTTCGCGAACGTGAAGTCGAAGTTCCTGATCGTCTCCTTCGACACCGACTGGCTCTACCCGACGTACCAGTCGCAGGAGATCCGCAACGCGATCCTCCAGAACGGGGTCGCCGTGGCGTGCCTCGAGCTCTCGACGATCCACGGGCACGACGCGTTCCTCATCGAAAACGAGAAGCCCCCCGAGGGGGGCAAGCCCGGTGTGAAGAACAAGATGATCCAGGTGGTCCGGGATTTCCTCGGAAACGTCGCCGCGCGGCCGTGA
- a CDS encoding OmpA family protein translates to MPKRIVLSVLVVLLAAGLSACSVMQSTYQTKVDEAEALTKRLASLQKKYDDLGAENTALKVRNERLISDLSGMTLQKDKLTTDLAYVTGQRDKLAADKEELDKVLQSKSDTLSQTIFELRRKITDLDAENGKLRERNAALQKALDEKTKRAADLEKEVETLKKAKEEQVEKVSSTYESLLVKMKSEISQGQVTISELKGKLTVNMVDSILFDSGKAEVKAGGLEVLGKVISILKDVNDKSIRIEGHTDNVKIIGALAKRYPTNWELSAARAINVARYLQDQGIDPGQLSAVAYGEWKPVATNDTGEGKAKNRRIEIILVPKE, encoded by the coding sequence ATGCCGAAGAGAATCGTCCTGTCGGTCCTGGTCGTGCTGCTGGCGGCGGGACTGTCCGCCTGCTCGGTGATGCAGAGCACCTACCAGACGAAGGTGGACGAGGCCGAGGCGCTCACCAAGCGTCTTGCCTCGCTGCAGAAGAAATACGACGACCTCGGGGCCGAGAACACCGCGCTCAAGGTCCGCAACGAGCGCCTCATCTCCGACCTCTCGGGGATGACGCTCCAGAAGGACAAGCTGACCACCGACCTCGCCTACGTCACCGGCCAGCGGGACAAGCTCGCCGCCGACAAGGAGGAGCTCGACAAGGTCCTCCAGTCGAAATCCGACACCCTCTCGCAGACGATCTTCGAGCTGCGCAGGAAGATCACCGATCTCGACGCCGAGAACGGGAAGCTCCGGGAGCGGAACGCCGCCCTCCAGAAGGCGCTCGACGAGAAGACGAAGCGCGCCGCCGACCTCGAGAAGGAGGTCGAGACCTTGAAGAAGGCGAAGGAGGAGCAGGTCGAGAAGGTCAGCTCGACCTACGAGAGCCTGCTCGTGAAGATGAAGTCGGAGATCTCGCAGGGGCAGGTGACGATCTCGGAGCTCAAGGGCAAGCTGACGGTCAACATGGTCGACTCGATCCTGTTCGACTCGGGGAAGGCCGAGGTCAAGGCGGGCGGGCTCGAGGTCCTCGGGAAGGTCATCTCGATCCTGAAGGACGTGAACGACAAGTCGATCCGGATCGAAGGCCACACGGACAACGTGAAGATCATCGGGGCGCTCGCCAAGCGGTACCCGACGAACTGGGAGCTCTCCGCGGCGCGGGCGATCAACGTCGCGCGGTACCTGCAGGACCAGGGGATCGACCCCGGCCAGCTCTCCGCCGTCGCCTACGGGGAGTGGAAGCCGGTCGCGACGAACGACACCGGGGAGGGGAAGGCGAAGAACCGGAGGATCGAGATCATCCTTGTCCCGAAGGAGTAG
- a CDS encoding HD domain-containing protein: MIRKALLLKFLDAAYMQRWNDKIRPVELIELDKQAHKMIVAWFLARVEEDRGTPVSWNRVIEGGLFELFQRIVITDLKPQIFYKIKADTKKYRQLNEWVYGELRPLISPLGKAFCRRYQDHFLEAEDSVERRILSAAHFYATRWEFLIVERANPGGYEIAEIRADLDAKIAGFDDLQGMALLASERRFRNFVDLCGQLRFQSRWAHLHRIPKTSVLGHSLYVAILSYLFSLEIRACPRRCVNNYLTGLFHDLPEVLTRDIISPVKRSVEGLSELIKGYEKERMDQEVYVLLPERWHAEFEMYSEREFENFATVDGALTTVSAAELHEKYNDDRYNPKDGELVKRADHLAAFVEAYAGIRNGSTSQDLQYARIKIGSQEQQAQYGGLHFGEIYSDFD, encoded by the coding sequence ATGATCCGGAAGGCGCTGCTGCTGAAGTTCCTCGACGCCGCCTACATGCAGCGGTGGAACGACAAGATCCGGCCCGTCGAGCTGATCGAGCTGGACAAGCAGGCGCACAAGATGATCGTCGCCTGGTTCCTCGCGCGGGTCGAGGAGGACCGGGGGACGCCGGTAAGCTGGAACCGGGTCATCGAGGGGGGGCTCTTCGAGCTCTTCCAGCGGATCGTGATCACCGACCTCAAGCCGCAGATCTTCTACAAGATCAAGGCCGACACGAAGAAGTACCGGCAGTTGAACGAGTGGGTCTACGGGGAGCTGCGGCCCCTGATCTCGCCCCTCGGGAAGGCGTTCTGCCGGCGGTACCAGGACCACTTTCTCGAGGCGGAGGACTCGGTGGAGCGGCGGATCCTCTCCGCCGCCCACTTCTACGCGACCCGGTGGGAGTTCCTGATCGTCGAGCGGGCGAACCCGGGCGGGTACGAGATCGCCGAGATCCGCGCGGATCTCGACGCGAAGATCGCCGGGTTCGACGACCTGCAGGGGATGGCGCTCCTCGCCTCGGAGCGCCGCTTCCGCAACTTCGTCGACCTGTGCGGCCAGCTTCGGTTCCAGTCCCGCTGGGCGCACCTCCACCGGATCCCGAAGACCTCCGTCCTCGGGCACTCCCTCTACGTCGCGATCCTCTCGTACCTGTTCTCCCTGGAGATCCGGGCGTGCCCGCGGCGGTGCGTCAACAACTACCTCACCGGGCTGTTCCACGACCTGCCGGAGGTGCTCACCCGCGACATCATCTCCCCCGTGAAGCGGTCCGTGGAGGGGTTGAGCGAGCTGATCAAGGGGTACGAGAAGGAACGGATGGACCAGGAGGTGTACGTTCTGCTTCCCGAGAGGTGGCACGCCGAGTTCGAGATGTACTCCGAGCGGGAGTTCGAGAACTTCGCCACGGTGGACGGGGCGCTCACCACGGTGTCGGCCGCGGAGCTGCACGAAAAGTACAACGATGACCGTTACAATCCGAAGGACGGGGAGCTGGTCAAGCGCGCCGACCATCTCGCCGCCTTCGTCGAGGCGTACGCGGGGATCCGCAACGGCAGCACCAGCCAGGACCTGCAGTACGCCCGGATCAAGATCGGATCCCAGGAGCAGCAGGCCCAGTACGGCGGGCTGCACTTCGGCGAGATCTACTCCGACTTCGACTGA
- a CDS encoding class II aldolase/adducin family protein, translated as MRSLIAKYAEKLHRDRSVVPGRVGIAAQDDVMLCEGAPDLSRLAADVLSRLSCLGIVAASPSLPFASYLLRRANADAKSIVPLDTETRTFLHDIPIVRREELGGDPAYAIAALLSNRKGVIAEGVGIVASGPVTLEQAYIHYSSVYHAAFVKYLLDALRDGFVLPGEEEAFREFRETSLQPLSAEGLSFRAGPLDDPEEVLAEIRAVGRYTVERGLVDSFFGNISWRVGGTIFISQTAASLDGLAGCIDPVPMDNRSTTGITASSELLAHRRIYEATGARAILHGHPKFSVAMSMLCEEKDCPVKDCWKDCPNVRMLGDIPVVAGEIGAGGLAVRVPPVIGGPGKAIVYGHGVFSIGRTGFEEAFRSMVDVENRCREEYFRRLDARARRQSKSE; from the coding sequence GTGAGATCCCTGATCGCGAAATACGCGGAAAAGCTGCACCGGGACCGGTCGGTCGTCCCCGGGCGCGTCGGCATCGCCGCCCAGGACGACGTGATGCTCTGCGAAGGCGCCCCGGACCTTTCGCGCCTGGCTGCCGACGTCCTGTCGCGCCTGTCGTGCCTGGGAATCGTCGCCGCGTCGCCGTCCCTTCCCTTCGCTTCGTACCTGCTTCGCCGGGCGAACGCCGATGCGAAATCGATCGTCCCCCTCGACACGGAGACCCGCACCTTCCTTCACGATATCCCGATCGTCCGGCGGGAGGAGCTTGGGGGAGACCCCGCGTACGCGATCGCCGCGCTCCTTTCGAACCGGAAAGGGGTGATCGCCGAAGGGGTCGGGATCGTCGCGTCGGGGCCGGTGACGCTCGAGCAGGCGTACATCCACTACTCCAGCGTCTACCACGCCGCCTTCGTCAAGTACCTGCTGGATGCATTGCGGGATGGATTCGTACTGCCGGGCGAGGAGGAAGCGTTCCGGGAATTCCGGGAGACGTCCCTGCAGCCCCTGTCGGCGGAGGGGCTCTCCTTCCGCGCCGGCCCCCTCGACGATCCGGAAGAGGTCCTGGCGGAGATCCGCGCCGTCGGCCGATACACCGTCGAGCGCGGGCTGGTCGACTCCTTCTTCGGGAACATCTCCTGGCGGGTCGGCGGGACGATCTTCATTTCCCAGACCGCGGCGTCCCTCGACGGACTCGCCGGGTGCATCGATCCGGTCCCGATGGACAACCGGTCGACGACCGGGATCACCGCATCCAGCGAGCTGCTCGCCCACCGGCGCATCTACGAAGCGACCGGCGCTCGCGCCATCCTGCACGGTCACCCGAAGTTCTCCGTCGCGATGAGCATGCTGTGCGAGGAGAAGGATTGCCCGGTGAAGGATTGCTGGAAGGATTGCCCCAACGTCCGGATGCTCGGGGATATCCCCGTGGTGGCGGGAGAGATCGGCGCGGGGGGACTGGCGGTGCGCGTCCCTCCGGTGATCGGCGGACCGGGGAAGGCGATCGTCTACGGCCACGGCGTCTTCTCGATCGGGAGGACCGGGTTCGAGGAGGCGTTCCGTTCGATGGTCGACGTGGAGAACCGGTGCCGGGAGGAGTATTTCCGCCGGCTCGACGCCCGCGCCCGGCGTCAGTCGAAGTCGGAGTAG
- a CDS encoding aldehyde ferredoxin oxidoreductase family protein produces the protein MSLRQYILVVDLASGRMRREEIPPELLRAYLGGRGLGVRLLRDRHTFSPFDPAMPVIFAVGPLCGTPAPTSARLSVVSRSPLTGTVYDCSAGGRFAWRLRAAGLFAIRVEGKSTRPVVLAVTSAGEELLPADGLWGKSVGETVRALSDRGSVAAIGPAGENGVLYSNIMMGEGNAVGRGGLGAVLGAKNPKAVTVDGDRPVPVADRERFDRARADVLRLFRASPVIFGELGISEYGTPALVDLMRQRRMAPTENFRRTVFDGSPAYSGPAIRAAYGAKKEGCFGCPIRCKKRASDGRALPEYETVSHFGALNGIADLHAIVRSNDACNDLGMDTISAAATLSAWGEARGRFPSPEEIGPLLHDIALRRGEGELLAEGSRRVAETLGKPELSMSVKSLELPAYDPRGAYGMALAYATSNRGGCHLRAYPISHEILRKPVASDRFSFSGKARMIKIAEDANAAVDSLVACKFAFFGASLEEYAELLSGVTGEPHTPQGLKEIGERIWLTERSYNARNGFTRADDDLPARFFAEAGSGGEGIDVPPIDRARFVEELTKYYRIRGLRDDGSSPDDGFLERQP, from the coding sequence ATGTCCCTGCGCCAATATATTCTGGTCGTCGACCTCGCCTCCGGGCGGATGCGGCGGGAGGAGATCCCCCCGGAGCTCCTTCGGGCGTACCTCGGGGGGCGCGGTCTCGGCGTGCGCCTCCTCCGCGATCGCCACACCTTTTCCCCGTTCGACCCGGCGATGCCGGTCATCTTCGCCGTCGGCCCACTGTGCGGAACCCCGGCGCCGACGTCCGCCCGCCTCTCCGTCGTCTCCCGGTCTCCCCTGACCGGGACCGTGTACGACTGCTCCGCGGGGGGCCGGTTCGCGTGGCGCCTCCGGGCGGCGGGACTCTTCGCGATCCGCGTCGAGGGGAAAAGCACCCGCCCCGTCGTCCTCGCCGTCACCTCCGCCGGGGAGGAGCTGCTCCCCGCCGACGGCCTGTGGGGGAAGAGCGTGGGGGAGACGGTGCGCGCCCTTTCGGACCGCGGAAGCGTCGCCGCCATCGGCCCCGCGGGGGAAAACGGGGTCCTGTACTCCAACATCATGATGGGCGAGGGGAACGCGGTGGGACGCGGCGGCCTCGGCGCGGTCCTGGGGGCGAAGAACCCCAAGGCCGTCACGGTGGACGGCGATCGCCCCGTCCCGGTGGCCGACCGGGAGCGGTTCGACCGCGCCCGCGCGGACGTCCTGCGCCTGTTCCGGGCCTCTCCCGTGATCTTCGGGGAGCTCGGGATCTCCGAGTACGGGACCCCCGCGCTGGTCGACCTAATGCGCCAGCGGCGGATGGCTCCAACGGAGAATTTCCGCCGCACCGTGTTCGACGGTTCCCCCGCCTACTCCGGCCCGGCGATCCGCGCCGCGTACGGCGCGAAAAAGGAGGGCTGCTTCGGCTGCCCCATCCGCTGCAAGAAGCGCGCGTCCGACGGACGCGCCCTGCCGGAGTACGAGACGGTATCCCACTTCGGGGCGTTGAACGGAATCGCCGACCTCCATGCGATCGTCCGCTCGAACGACGCCTGCAACGACCTCGGGATGGACACGATCTCGGCCGCGGCCACCCTTTCCGCGTGGGGCGAGGCGAGGGGACGGTTCCCCTCGCCGGAAGAGATCGGCCCGCTTCTCCACGACATCGCACTCCGGCGGGGCGAGGGGGAACTTCTCGCGGAGGGGTCCCGTCGGGTGGCGGAGACCCTCGGAAAACCGGAGCTCTCCATGTCGGTCAAGTCGCTGGAACTGCCCGCCTACGACCCGCGCGGTGCATACGGGATGGCGCTGGCGTACGCCACCAGCAACCGGGGCGGATGCCATCTGCGGGCGTATCCCATCTCCCACGAGATCCTCCGCAAGCCCGTCGCCTCGGACCGGTTCTCGTTCTCCGGGAAGGCGCGGATGATCAAGATCGCGGAGGACGCGAACGCGGCGGTGGACTCCCTCGTGGCGTGCAAGTTTGCCTTCTTCGGCGCCTCCCTCGAGGAGTACGCGGAGCTGCTCTCGGGGGTGACGGGCGAGCCGCACACCCCGCAGGGCCTGAAGGAGATCGGGGAGCGGATCTGGCTCACGGAGCGGTCCTACAACGCGCGGAACGGCTTCACGCGGGCGGACGACGACCTGCCGGCCCGCTTCTTCGCCGAGGCGGGCTCCGGCGGCGAGGGGATCGACGTCCCCCCCATCGACCGCGCCCGGTTCGTGGAGGAGCTGACGAAGTATTACCGGATCCGGGGCTTGCGGGACGACGGCTCCTCCCCGGACGACGGATTCCTCGAGCGGCAGCCGTGA
- a CDS encoding AmpG family muropeptide MFS transporter yields MSALLNAFGNRRIFFVLLLGFSSGIPLALTGSTLQAWMTSEKVDLTLIGIFSLVGLPYTFKYLWSPLMDRFVPPFLGRRRGWMLVTQAGLFLVIAAMAFSEPKAHPGALALLSFLVAFCSASQDIVVDAWRTEVLSPEELGPGAGVHVLGYRVAMLTSGAIALILADRMPWRVVYLLMAGSLAVGMAASLLAPEPELAAKRPRTLKEAVVEPFLEFFARPGAIGILLFIVFYKLDVVMATALTTPFLLELGFTKTDIGAVTKGFGMIATIAGTLAGGAIVARSGMKTSLWIFGLLQSVSTFTFLALARLGHHYPMMVAAIGIENLCSGMGTAAYAAFLMSLCDKRFTATQYALLTSLMAVTRVVVGAPTGFLAKTYGWETYFVISALAAIPGLLILLRYDRWKAPSGDPVQ; encoded by the coding sequence ATGTCCGCGCTGCTGAACGCGTTCGGTAATCGAAGAATCTTCTTCGTCCTGCTGCTCGGTTTTTCCTCCGGGATTCCGCTGGCGCTGACCGGCTCGACCCTGCAGGCCTGGATGACGTCCGAAAAGGTCGACCTGACGCTGATCGGAATCTTCTCCCTCGTGGGCCTGCCGTATACGTTCAAGTACCTCTGGTCCCCCCTGATGGACCGGTTCGTCCCCCCCTTCCTGGGGCGTCGCCGCGGGTGGATGCTGGTGACCCAGGCGGGCTTGTTCCTCGTCATCGCCGCCATGGCGTTCTCCGAGCCGAAGGCCCATCCCGGCGCGCTGGCGCTCCTGTCCTTCCTCGTCGCCTTCTGCAGCGCGAGCCAGGATATCGTGGTCGACGCCTGGCGCACCGAGGTCCTCTCTCCGGAGGAACTGGGGCCGGGAGCGGGGGTGCACGTTCTCGGATACCGCGTGGCGATGCTCACCTCGGGCGCGATCGCCCTGATCCTCGCCGACCGGATGCCGTGGCGCGTCGTCTATCTCCTGATGGCCGGCTCCCTCGCCGTGGGAATGGCCGCCTCCCTTCTCGCCCCGGAACCGGAGCTCGCGGCGAAGAGGCCGAGAACGCTGAAGGAGGCGGTGGTCGAGCCGTTCCTCGAATTCTTCGCACGCCCCGGCGCGATCGGGATCCTCCTGTTCATCGTCTTCTACAAGCTCGACGTGGTGATGGCGACCGCGCTGACCACGCCCTTCCTCCTCGAGCTGGGGTTCACGAAGACCGACATCGGGGCCGTGACGAAGGGATTCGGGATGATCGCGACGATCGCGGGGACCCTCGCGGGCGGCGCCATCGTCGCACGGTCCGGGATGAAGACATCCCTGTGGATCTTCGGGCTCCTCCAGTCGGTGTCCACCTTCACGTTCCTCGCGCTGGCCCGCCTGGGGCACCACTACCCGATGATGGTGGCGGCGATCGGGATCGAGAACCTGTGCAGCGGAATGGGAACGGCGGCGTACGCCGCGTTCCTCATGAGCCTGTGCGACAAGCGGTTCACCGCCACCCAGTACGCCCTGCTCACCAGCCTCATGGCGGTCACGCGCGTGGTCGTGGGCGCGCCCACCGGCTTCCTCGCCAAGACGTACGGATGGGAAACCTACTTCGTCATCAGCGCCCTCGCCGCGATTCCCGGTCTCCTCATCCTGCTGCGGTACGACCGGTGGAAAGCACCGTCCGGGGATCCGGTACAATAA
- a CDS encoding DUF5666 domain-containing protein, translating into MNPKTKRTGMLAAAAVAALVLAGCGGGGSGSSGTASPATRGKITGFGSVWVNGIEFQTGSMTHRKMLDSGEDHMGGIQDCTVFRVGMVVTVHHKEGDDHATDIEYEDNLKGPVQFLNTTDNTFEVLGQKVRFSGSTNVEHGPIADGDVVEVSGLTAVDDVIDATYIDVKTGGSGEYEIKGYVFSVGADNTFRFGPLPGISTVTVDIAGASLHDLPGGALAAGQFVEVKTGSPATGRFPNATIQATEVEGKQDIGHSEDRENHS; encoded by the coding sequence ATGAATCCGAAAACGAAGAGGACGGGCATGTTGGCGGCAGCGGCCGTTGCCGCGCTGGTACTGGCGGGGTGCGGCGGAGGAGGCTCGGGCAGCTCCGGCACCGCCAGTCCGGCCACGCGCGGGAAGATCACGGGGTTCGGCAGCGTGTGGGTAAACGGCATCGAGTTCCAGACGGGGTCCATGACGCACCGCAAGATGCTCGATTCGGGCGAGGATCACATGGGCGGCATCCAGGATTGCACCGTGTTCCGCGTGGGAATGGTCGTTACCGTCCACCATAAGGAAGGGGACGATCATGCGACCGACATCGAGTACGAGGACAACCTCAAGGGGCCGGTCCAGTTCCTGAACACAACGGACAACACGTTCGAGGTCCTGGGACAGAAAGTGCGCTTCAGCGGATCGACGAACGTCGAGCACGGGCCGATCGCCGACGGAGATGTGGTGGAAGTCAGCGGATTGACCGCGGTCGACGACGTGATCGACGCCACGTACATCGACGTCAAGACGGGCGGATCCGGCGAGTATGAAATCAAGGGGTACGTGTTCAGCGTCGGCGCCGACAATACGTTCCGGTTCGGTCCGCTTCCCGGGATTTCCACGGTCACCGTGGATATCGCGGGGGCATCTCTCCACGATCTCCCGGGCGGGGCGCTTGCGGCCGGCCAGTTCGTTGAGGTGAAGACCGGTTCGCCGGCCACGGGGAGGTTCCCCAACGCGACGATCCAGGCAACGGAAGTGGAAGGAAAGCAGGACATCGGACATAGCGAGGACCGGGAGAATCATTCCTGA